In Burkholderia gladioli, a genomic segment contains:
- a CDS encoding type II and III secretion system protein family protein: MKKNLIALAIALSALTLSSVASAAGPDASVDIAVGAQRQIAAGRSLQRVAVGDPAVADVLVVKGGGVLLIGKSAGTTNVMVWERGRADPAVYTVHVTSGAANALLDENTPRVSTYGDTTVISGSASTLEAHQRAVDVATAAAAARTAAKQSSGAQGGGAGGGRGGGGGGAFGAGAGQAGGGATPGVVDASTISGKNVVQVDVRVVEFSRSVAKQAGLNLFKTNNGFSFGSFAPSSLQSSSYTPSNGMTVSATTPIASAFNLVVGSTTRGIAANLSVLEQNNLARILAQPTLVALSGQSASFLAGGEIPVPVPQSLGTISIEWKPYGIGLTVTPTVLGPNRIALKVAPEASQLDFLNAITIDSITVPALTTRRADTTVELGDGESYVIGGLVDRETTSNLSKVPFLGDLPIIGAFFKSLSYSQSDKELVIIVTPHLVSPIAAGTKLPSTPGELSEQHDGPVWRSYLGGMLVPDTAPGFSK, from the coding sequence TGACGCTGTCGTCCGTGGCAAGCGCAGCCGGCCCAGACGCGAGCGTCGACATCGCCGTGGGCGCGCAGCGCCAGATCGCGGCCGGGCGCAGCCTGCAGCGCGTCGCGGTCGGCGATCCGGCCGTCGCCGACGTGCTGGTCGTGAAGGGCGGCGGCGTGCTGCTGATCGGCAAGAGCGCGGGTACCACCAACGTGATGGTCTGGGAGCGCGGCCGGGCCGATCCCGCCGTCTACACGGTGCATGTGACGAGCGGAGCGGCGAACGCCTTGCTCGACGAGAACACGCCGCGGGTCAGTACCTATGGGGATACCACCGTGATTTCGGGTTCGGCGAGCACGCTCGAGGCGCATCAGCGCGCGGTCGATGTCGCGACCGCGGCCGCGGCGGCGCGCACGGCCGCCAAGCAGTCGAGCGGCGCGCAAGGGGGCGGTGCGGGGGGCGGCCGTGGCGGTGGTGGCGGTGGCGCCTTCGGCGCGGGTGCCGGCCAGGCGGGCGGCGGCGCAACGCCCGGCGTGGTCGATGCGTCGACCATCAGCGGCAAGAACGTGGTGCAGGTCGACGTACGCGTGGTGGAATTCAGCCGCTCGGTGGCCAAGCAGGCCGGTCTCAACCTGTTCAAGACTAACAACGGTTTCTCGTTCGGCAGTTTCGCGCCGAGCTCGCTGCAGTCCTCGAGCTACACCCCGTCGAACGGCATGACGGTCTCCGCGACTACCCCGATCGCCTCGGCGTTCAACCTGGTGGTCGGCTCGACCACGCGCGGCATCGCCGCCAACCTGTCGGTGCTGGAGCAGAACAACCTGGCGCGGATCCTCGCGCAGCCGACCCTGGTGGCGCTGTCGGGGCAGAGCGCAAGCTTCCTCGCCGGCGGCGAGATCCCGGTGCCGGTGCCGCAGTCGCTCGGCACCATCTCGATCGAATGGAAGCCGTACGGCATCGGGCTGACGGTCACGCCGACCGTGCTCGGGCCGAACCGGATCGCGCTGAAGGTCGCGCCGGAGGCGAGCCAGCTCGACTTCCTCAACGCGATCACGATCGACAGCATCACGGTGCCGGCGCTGACCACGCGTCGCGCGGACACCACGGTCGAGCTCGGCGACGGGGAAAGCTACGTGATCGGCGGGCTGGTCGACCGCGAGACCACCTCGAACCTGAGCAAGGTGCCGTTCCTCGGCGATCTGCCGATCATCGGCGCCTTCTTCAAGAGCCTGAGCTATTCGCAGAGCGACAAGGAACTCGTGATCATCGTGACGCCGCACCTGGTGTCGCCGATCGCGGCCGGCACCAAGCTGCCGAGCACGCCGGGCGAATTGTCGGAACAGCACGACGGGCCGGTATGGCGCTCGTACCTGGGCGGCATGCTGGTGCCGGATACGGCTCCGGGGTTCTCGAAATGA
- a CDS encoding CpaF family protein: MAHDDIQFADGAAPFSQTQQFHDIKNAAHEHLLTRIEELGSEFGRWSRQAINQFVDLEIDSFVRLRRIPLNESEVREIAEALTKELAGFGPIEDLLGDPLVEDILINGYNDIYVSRRGILAKLPIRFTDNAHLLRIVRRILAPVGRRLDESNPMVDARLPDGGRVNVVIEPLSLDGPVVSIRKFRKDPLKPSDLLENGTYNDEISVLLEAAVQARCNILVSGGTSSGKTSLLNALAFHVPETERVVTIEDTAELSLNHPHVVRLESRPGGFDGTGVVSIRDLLRNTLRMRPDRIIVGEVRGGEVLEMLQAMNTGHDGSMGTIHASSPRECLYRLEMLAGFAGFQGTESSLRRQIANAIDFIVQIGRLSNGRRRILSITEVTGMSDNIVATQELYRYDARVTPEGEEIDNWEALGIHPHSPKLARFRNVLIGNMSAAGGFGRSGGFNV, translated from the coding sequence ATGGCACACGACGACATCCAATTTGCCGACGGCGCCGCGCCGTTCTCCCAGACGCAGCAGTTCCACGACATCAAGAACGCCGCGCACGAGCACCTGCTGACCCGCATCGAGGAGCTCGGTTCGGAGTTCGGCCGCTGGTCGCGCCAGGCGATCAACCAGTTCGTCGATCTCGAGATCGACAGCTTCGTGCGGCTGCGCCGGATCCCGCTCAACGAGAGCGAGGTGCGCGAGATCGCCGAGGCGCTGACCAAGGAACTGGCCGGCTTCGGCCCGATCGAGGACCTGCTCGGCGATCCGCTGGTGGAGGACATCCTGATCAACGGCTACAACGACATCTACGTGTCGCGCCGCGGGATCCTCGCCAAGCTGCCGATCCGCTTCACCGACAACGCCCACCTGCTGCGCATCGTGCGCCGCATCCTCGCGCCGGTCGGCCGCCGGCTCGACGAATCGAACCCGATGGTCGACGCGCGGCTGCCCGACGGCGGGCGCGTCAACGTGGTGATCGAGCCGCTGTCGCTGGACGGCCCGGTGGTGTCGATCCGCAAGTTCCGCAAGGATCCGCTCAAGCCCTCGGACCTGCTCGAGAACGGCACCTACAACGACGAGATCTCGGTGCTGCTGGAGGCTGCCGTGCAGGCACGCTGCAACATCCTGGTATCGGGCGGCACCAGCTCGGGCAAGACCTCGCTGCTCAACGCGCTGGCCTTCCACGTGCCCGAGACCGAGCGCGTGGTCACCATCGAGGACACCGCCGAGCTGTCGCTGAACCACCCGCACGTGGTGCGGCTCGAAAGCCGCCCGGGCGGCTTCGACGGCACTGGCGTGGTGAGCATCCGCGACCTGCTGCGCAACACCCTGCGGATGCGCCCGGACCGCATCATCGTCGGCGAAGTCCGCGGCGGCGAGGTGCTCGAGATGCTGCAGGCGATGAACACCGGCCACGACGGCTCGATGGGCACGATCCACGCGAGCTCGCCGCGCGAATGCCTGTATCGCCTCGAGATGCTGGCCGGCTTCGCCGGTTTCCAGGGCACCGAGTCGAGCCTGCGCCGCCAGATCGCCAACGCGATCGACTTCATCGTGCAGATCGGCCGGCTCTCGAACGGTCGCCGCCGGATCCTCTCGATTACCGAGGTGACGGGCATGTCCGACAACATCGTGGCGACCCAGGAGCTCTATCGCTACGACGCGCGCGTCACGCCCGAGGGCGAGGAAATCGACAACTGGGAAGCGCTCGGCATCCATCCGCATTCGCCGAAGCTCGCGCGTTTCCGCAACGTGCTGATCGGCAACATGAGCGCGGCAGGCGGCTTCGGGCGCAGCGGGGGCTTCAATGTCTAG
- a CDS encoding fimbrial protein yields MNARTQSLAEPAVTDHFICASTRVEHVRWLAQTLVSTGAVESSPLEAAALTQRIGGLNPALVFIDFAGDQAAASTAVAAVRTAYPGLPVVALGTLVEPESALSALRAGVRDFVDLSAPAEEALRITRGLLDNLGEPTSRHGKVLSLLGARPGMGVSTLAANLAVLLQRKAAAQSRRTALIDLGLPAGDGALFLNTRCELHFVEAVRNLRRFDRTFVNTAFAHHASGVALTTLPPNLADLREVSAAACTGLFNRLRAFVDQQVVDLGGFTNREFISQIVSLSDEVWLVCDQGVASVVSAVELLGDLREKGINLERVKLVVNQYDAAIGLLPAQIAERLEIPLLSTLPSRRVSIGHAANQGRLIVEAAERDPYVKALDALSERLTAGVPSLPGALPPAQAPAGGLSALKRFIHSTTKRS; encoded by the coding sequence ATGAACGCGAGAACTCAATCGTTGGCTGAGCCTGCCGTCACCGATCATTTCATCTGCGCTTCCACGCGTGTCGAGCATGTGCGCTGGCTGGCGCAGACGCTCGTCTCGACGGGCGCGGTCGAGTCGTCGCCGCTCGAGGCGGCCGCGCTCACGCAGCGCATCGGTGGCCTGAACCCGGCCCTGGTCTTCATCGACTTCGCGGGCGACCAGGCCGCCGCCAGCACGGCCGTGGCGGCCGTGCGCACGGCCTATCCGGGCCTGCCGGTGGTGGCGCTGGGCACCCTGGTCGAGCCGGAGAGCGCCTTGTCCGCGCTGCGCGCGGGCGTGCGCGATTTCGTCGACCTCTCGGCGCCGGCCGAGGAGGCCCTGCGCATCACGCGCGGCCTGCTCGACAACCTCGGCGAACCGACCAGCCGCCACGGCAAGGTGCTGTCGCTGCTCGGGGCGCGCCCAGGGATGGGTGTCAGCACGCTGGCGGCGAACCTCGCGGTGCTGCTGCAGCGCAAGGCGGCCGCGCAAAGCCGCCGTACCGCGCTGATCGACCTGGGCCTGCCGGCCGGCGACGGCGCGCTGTTCCTCAACACGCGCTGCGAACTCCATTTCGTCGAGGCGGTGCGCAACCTGCGCCGGTTCGACCGGACCTTCGTCAATACCGCCTTCGCCCATCACGCGAGCGGTGTCGCGCTGACCACCCTGCCGCCCAACCTGGCCGACCTGCGCGAAGTGTCCGCGGCCGCCTGCACGGGGCTGTTCAATCGCCTGCGCGCCTTCGTCGACCAGCAGGTGGTCGATCTCGGCGGTTTCACCAACCGCGAATTCATCTCGCAGATCGTCTCCCTGAGCGACGAGGTCTGGCTGGTCTGCGACCAGGGCGTGGCCTCGGTCGTGTCGGCCGTCGAGCTGCTCGGCGACCTGCGCGAGAAGGGCATCAACCTGGAGCGCGTCAAGCTGGTGGTGAACCAGTACGACGCGGCGATCGGCCTGTTGCCGGCGCAGATCGCCGAGCGGCTGGAGATCCCGCTGCTCTCGACGCTGCCGTCGCGGCGCGTGTCGATCGGACATGCGGCGAACCAGGGGCGGCTGATCGTCGAGGCCGCCGAGCGCGACCCTTACGTGAAGGCGCTCGATGCGCTGAGCGAGCGGCTCACGGCCGGCGTGCCGAGCCTGCCCGGCGCGCTGCCGCCAGCCCAGGCGCCGGCCGGCGGGCTGTCGGCGTTGAAACGATTCATCCACTCCACCACGAAGCGGTCGTAA